GCTACGTAGCTGATACGGCGGTTCTAAGTACGTCACTTGCCTGGGTCTTCGTCCTTGTAACAACCACTTCAAGGatcgggaaactgaggcccagagagggaaaagcACTTCCCCCGAGTCACACCCTGCCAACCACCCTCAGACCCGGGTCAGACCTGGGCAGGTCTCTTCCCAACCCTTTCCCAAACTGGTCTCTGAAAAGAAAGGGCTGAAATCATGGGGCTCGGGGCTAACATTTCATGAAATCTTTAAtgaaactgggggaggggcacaaacaGAAGGGAGGGGCGATGGGGACAGGCTTGGGGGCAaggggcacagggctgggcagggcagggggctctCCTCTTCCCTGCAGCAACCCTCCCCCAATCATCCCACtgacggggcgggggagggaagtggggaggtggAGCCATAAATACGTCCAGAATTCCAAAGAGGcgaaggagggaaggggtggcCGAGGGTCTCAGAGAGGGGGCAAGGGCAGGCCTGGGCCACCCTTGTCAGGGGGTCCAGGCTCCTTGGGCGGCCGCGGGGGCCCTGGGGGGTCCCCCGGCTTGCGGCCATGCTTGCGGAAGTAGCGGTAGCGTTGGACGTAGGCCCGCACCAAGTTGCTCACCTTCACTGGGTTGATCTCCCCGCTTTTGCTGTGGCAGATCTAGGGGGTGAGAGgcagctgtggtcacctccagcCCCCCAGGGTCCCCTCCACCTGGACTGCTGACTGCTGAGCACAGCTGCGAACTGGGATGGGAGCCGCTCCCCCAGATTCCGGACCAACACCCCTACGTGTCCCCCTGATGTCAGCGGGACAGGCCCAGGTGGGCTTGAGCAAATCCTGTCCCCTCCTCACCTTCCACACTGACCCACCATCCCCGGCTCCCCATGCATGCGCATGTCTCCTTCTTGTCCTCTCCCCACTTCTGTGGATCTGTCCCCCGCTGGGCCCCACCTTGTGGACAGCCTTCCTCAGGATGTCCTTGTACTCCTCCTTGGTGATGTCCTTCTTCTGATAGTACGGCTTGATGGCCAGCTTCACCTCCTCCACTGCCCTCTCCTGCGTGTGCAGCTTCTTCAGATACTGGCAGAGGGGGTgacggggagggaaggagggacagcaaAGGCCGGATGAGTTCCTGCGGAACCCCAGGCCTCCACTCACCTGCCTGCCAGCTCAGCCTCCTTGACACATCCAGCTACTCCTGGAGGTGGAGGTCCTGCTCAGGATCTGCCCTGTGTTACCCTTGCTGCGGTCACCCCAGACCACAGGCCAGGCCGGGCCTCTGAACATCACTTGAACATCACCTAGGCTGGACCTGGGGCTATCCCCGGTGGCCTTGACCAGGACACGTATGTCCACTGCCCATACGAAATTTACACGAAGTaagatggggcacttgggtggctcagttggttgagtgtccgacttcggctcaggtcacgatttcacagtttggttcaagccccgcatcgagctctatgctgacagctcagagccaggagtctgcttcagattctgtgtctccctctctctctctgcccctccctcacttgtgctccctccctctctaaaataaataaataaacttaaaaaaaaaaattacaccaagTAAGAAATAGGCGACACCATCATCTGCCAATTGGCTGTTTGACCAGAATGACCTTTTTGGACCTGACCGAAAGGAAAACCGGCCTGAGGCCTGTGAGTAGAAGCCAGATGTAGCTGAATGAAAACTGGTTTGTTCCCACTCGTGCATTTGAATCAAAGTTTagttccttggggtgcctgggttccttcttcagtcggttaagcatctggcttccactcaggtcaccgtctcactgttattgagtttgagccctgcattggctctgtcctgactgctttggattctgtgtctccctctctctctccccttctgccgctcacactctatctctcactctctcaaaaataaataaacattgaaaaaaaaatttagttccaTACAATCAACGACTTCTGTTTTATCTGAGTTCCCACCTGTTGGCATCAGTCTGCTATTCTCCTTGGGCCCCTGCACTTCAGCATCTGCAAAACTGTCACCATCAACCCGCCTCTCCCAAACCCAGCTCACCTTGTCTGTGTCCCCACGTCCCTCGGAGCTGCTGCTGCCCTCTCGCTTGTCAGATGCTGCAGCCAgcccagtgggggtgggaggggtagagcCGCAGCCCCCCAGGGGGAGGCTGCCAGGGAGCAGGTAGCTGGAGGGGCCAGGGGGCAGACCCAGAGAGGTGGGCACAGGAGCTGGGGTCACCCCCAGACTGGAGGGTGGCTTTCGGTGGCTGAGGATCTGTCGGAAGAGGTTGGAGAGAGGATGAataaagggagggggagggaaagagggaacacGTACCCCCATCTTTCCCACCCTGATTTCCAAATCGTCCCAGAGGCAAGAGGCCCCTCCTCCTGCCGACCCCTTCCTTGTCCCAAGGTCTGCCGAGAATTGTAGTTCCTCTCCTAATCAGAGTCAGGGGACAAGAAGAGGGACTGGGGGGACTCTTCCCCAGAGGGGCCCACCTGGTTGGTGGCCTGGATCAGCTCCTGGGCCTTTGCTCGGCTCGCCAGGTTGGCTTCTTCCATCTTGAAGAGAAGTGCAGTCACTGCAAGAGGCAGAGAGTTGAGGACAAGGAGATCAGGAGCTGACACAAGAGGTCACCGAGGCACCTGCTGCCGTCTTCCCCCCGGGCCCTGGACAGACCATAGGTTTCGGGCTCAGAACTGGGAAAAGGGGACCTTGGCCAGTGGGAGAACGGCTCCGCACCCCACATATTCTTAGGACTCAAGGTATGTGTGTGGTCCGGGGGGAAACAGGGCCAGGTCATTCAGGGACGAGGTAGCGGCAAAGGTGAGATTCTGTCTCAAACCCCCTGTGCCCTATTGCTATCCCTTAAGGGACAACGCTCCCAGCTCACCCTGTTCTTCCTGGTCCCTCCACCACACCCAACCTCGTCCACCTCCGGGTGGACCCCAGAACATGGCCCACTCCTCCAGCCTGTGCTGGGCTggccaccccctctcccccccactcacctGCCTGCTCTCCTCCAGCACAGCCAGACCTCTACCAGCCTTCTAGACAGCCCCTCGCAGTCTGGGTCACTGTGCACCTACCCCCTCCAAAGCATCCCCGCTGCCTCCAAGCCTGTCCCCACAGGACCTGGTCCTCCCCAGTCCTGTCTGTCCCagcccgcgccccccaccccagggcacaCTCACAGGCCAGGACACCGCTGGTGGTGCAGTCCACACCAGCAGGCAGGTTCCAGGGCATGGGCGGGGGCAGCGTGGGCAGCTGGGAGACACGGGTAGCCGGCCCATCCTCTGCCCCTGAGTCACCGGCTGTGGACCCCGCGCTAGGGGCAGTGCTCGGGGCAGCTGCGGCGGTGCTGGTGGCCGTGGTGGTGGCAGGctgctgctcttcctcctcctcctcttcctcctcctcctcctcttcctcctcctcctcctccgccccgCCTCGGACCCCAGCCTCCTCAGCGGCCTCCTCGGGAAGGAAGGAGACCTCGGGGGTCTTGCAGCTGCTGTCCACGGTCTGGGAGTCCGGTGTGAGTgcaggggggggaggggctgccttAGGGGGCGGGGTGCTAGGGGCCTTGGCCGCCCGCTCTTCCCCGGACCAGGAAGTCTCCTCCACCCCCTTGGCCCCCGCTGCCTGGCTGCAGCTATCCGCCTTGGACTTCTTCAGCGTCGCAGGGCCGCCGCTGCCCCCACCGCTGCCCCCGCTGCGGATCTTTTTCCTGGTCTTGGATGGCTTGGTCTTTCCCTTGGTCCCCTTGGCTTTCTTGGCCCCAGCCTTGGCCTTGACCTTGGTCTTTTTGGGCTTGGTGCTGCCCGGAGCTGCTTTGGCCACCTCTGCAGGGGCCCGCTCATCGGGCTTGAGGAAAGGGGAGCGGCTCTCCCGGTCGCGGCTGAACTTGACTCCGATGGAGCCCAGGCCAGCGGATGCGGCCTCCTTGGCCGGCGTGGTGCTGCTGACGCCTTCGCGGATCAGCACCGCCACCTTAGACTGCAGCTTCACCTtccgggaggaggaggagcacgACGAGGACGACGAGCCGGAGCCGCTGCTGACCGGTGGCTTTGGCGGAGGCCCCGAGGAGGGCGCTGACTCCTTGGGAGGCCGAGCCTTCTTGGATGACCTGTCCCTGTCCCTATCTCTGTCCCTGTCCCGGTCCCGATCCCCCCCATCCAGCGCCTTCCGCCGTGATCCCTTCtcccgggaggaggaggaggaggaggcggcccCGGAGCGGCGCCGGTCCTTCTCGCCGCTCTTGCCCCCCCGCTCCTCGGCACTCAGTCCCTCGGAGTCGTACAGGACCTCGCGCTTGGGCGACGAGGCCGGGGCCGGCGACGGGCCTCGGGGGTCGGACTTGTCCGGCCGGCCCACGGTGATGGTCCGCTTGATGGCGAAGAGATCGTGGTCCGTGAGGTCCTGGATGGAAGGTGGCACCGCCCCCCTGCGGCGGCTGTCACGCTCTCCGCCCAGGGAGCTGGAGCCGGAGGGCGGCTGGGTGGGCACCGGGGCCTTCTCGCTGTCCCCAGACCGCTTCTCGCCCCGGGACCGCGAccgcttcttcttcttcttgccgCCGCCGCCGTCTCGGTGCTTGCCACGGTGCCGCTCGCGCCTCGAGGACGACGACGAGGatgtggcggggggcggggaggccgagcgccgccgccgccgccgcttctCCCGGGACCGCGACCTGCGGCTGCCCCCGCGGCGGCGGTCGGTGCTGCGCGAGCGGCGGCGGGCGGAGCGGGACCGCGAGCGGCGGCGGGCGGACGACGAGGCGTGAGAGCCCGGCTTGCGGTCCCGGGAGCGGTGCTTCTTGGAGTCCCAGGGGGAGGCCGGGGCCGGCGGGGCAGGCTGCGCGCTGGACGACGACGATGCGGCCTCCTTGGCCTCGCCGCCGCTCCGCTTGCGCTCCCGCCTCGACTTCTTGCGGGTGGGGGGGCccgcgggggcggcggcggcggcggcggcggcggccggggagGGCGAGCGCTGGCGGTAGCGCTCCCGACGCTGGGTCAGGATCTTGCGGCGCAGGTCCAGGCCGCCCCAGCGCGTGTCCGCGGCCGGCGGGGCGGGCGCCGGCTCCCCCAGGTCCACCTGCAGGGCGCCCTCGCCGTCTGACTCGGCGTGCAGAGACAGGAAGTCGTCCCCCTCGGGGGCGCGGGGGGcaggtggcgggggcgggggctgggccgCCGGGGGCGCTGAGGCTGCAGGAGGGGGTCGCGCCGCCCGGCCAGCGGCCCGGAAGAGGGAGACCGCCACCCTGGGCTCCTCCTCCGGCTGGACGATCTCGCCCTCCTCGATCTCGGAGTCTCCCGGTGGCAGCAGGGTTGGCGGGATGGCGGCTCCGCCGGCCGTCACCACCTCCACAGAGACCTTGCCTTCCCGACAGGCCTCCGCCTCCGTCCCCACCACGAAGACGCGCCGGCGGGTGGCTCCGTCGACCCGGGTGGAGTCCACCTGCGGAGGCGTTCCAGGGGCCGGAGTCGgttgtgggggctgggggtccgGGCGGGGGCTCTCGTCACCTGGGAAGTCCTGGCTCAGACTGTTGTCATCGTAGAT
This genomic interval from Panthera leo isolate Ple1 chromosome E2, P.leo_Ple1_pat1.1, whole genome shotgun sequence contains the following:
- the SCAF1 gene encoding splicing factor, arginine/serine-rich 19; the encoded protein is MEEEDESRGKTEESGEDLGDGPPDRDPTLSPSAFILRAIQQAVGSSLQGDLPNDKDGSRCHGLRWRGCRSPRSEPRSQESGGTDTATVLDMAADSFLAGLVSVLDPPDTWVPSHLDLRPGESEDMLELVAEVRIGDRDPIPLPVPSLLPRLRAWRTGKTVSPQSHSSRPSCARHLLTLGTGDGGPAPPPAPSSASSSPSPSPSSSSPSPPPPPPPPAPPAPPAPRFDIYDPFHPTDEAYSPPPAPEQKYDPFEPTGSNPSSSAGTPSPEEEEEEEEEEEEEEEEEEEEEEEEGLSQSISRISETLAGIYDDNSLSQDFPGDESPRPDPQPPQPTPAPGTPPQVDSTRVDGATRRRVFVVGTEAEACREGKVSVEVVTAGGAAIPPTLLPPGDSEIEEGEIVQPEEEPRVAVSLFRAAGRAARPPPAASAPPAAQPPPPPPAPRAPEGDDFLSLHAESDGEGALQVDLGEPAPAPPAADTRWGGLDLRRKILTQRRERYRQRSPSPAAAAAAAAAPAGPPTRKKSRRERKRSGGEAKEAASSSSSAQPAPPAPASPWDSKKHRSRDRKPGSHASSSARRRSRSRSARRRSRSTDRRRGGSRRSRSREKRRRRRRSASPPPATSSSSSSRRERHRGKHRDGGGGKKKKKRSRSRGEKRSGDSEKAPVPTQPPSGSSSLGGERDSRRRGAVPPSIQDLTDHDLFAIKRTITVGRPDKSDPRGPSPAPASSPKREVLYDSEGLSAEERGGKSGEKDRRRSGAASSSSSSREKGSRRKALDGGDRDRDRDRDRDRDRSSKKARPPKESAPSSGPPPKPPVSSGSGSSSSSCSSSSRKVKLQSKVAVLIREGVSSTTPAKEAASAGLGSIGVKFSRDRESRSPFLKPDERAPAEVAKAAPGSTKPKKTKVKAKAGAKKAKGTKGKTKPSKTRKKIRSGGSGGGSGGPATLKKSKADSCSQAAGAKGVEETSWSGEERAAKAPSTPPPKAAPPPPALTPDSQTVDSSCKTPEVSFLPEEAAEEAGVRGGAEEEEEEEEEEEEEEEEEEQQPATTTATSTAAAAPSTAPSAGSTAGDSGAEDGPATRVSQLPTLPPPMPWNLPAGVDCTTSGVLALTALLFKMEEANLASRAKAQELIQATNQILSHRKPPSSLGVTPAPVPTSLGLPPGPSSYLLPGSLPLGGCGSTPPTPTGLAAASDKREGSSSSEGRGDTDKYLKKLHTQERAVEEVKLAIKPYYQKKDITKEEYKDILRKAVHKICHSKSGEINPVKVSNLVRAYVQRYRYFRKHGRKPGDPPGPPRPPKEPGPPDKGGPGLPLPPL